GTTAGAATTTACGTTTAAGATCATGTAGAAACCGTCACGTAAGTCGTTGATTTCGTAAGCTAAACGACGCTTACCCCACTCTTTCGTGTTAATGATTTCTGCACCATTGTTAGTTAAAACGTTTGCGAAGCGCTCAACTAAAGCTTTTTGAGCTTCTTCCTCCATGTTTGGACGAATGATGTACATGATTTCGTACTTTTTCATTACACTTTCACCTCCTTTTGGTCTAAACGGCCCATAATGGGCAAGGAGCAATTAATTATTATAATAGTAATTACTCACGAGTTTAGATTATATCATAGTAAGTTAGATGAATCAACTAACCAATAAATAAAAAACTTGGTAAACATATAATATATTCACCAAGCTTTTCTCACTATTTTCCTAGGAAATATCAAATTATACATTAAAGCGGAAGTGCATAATGTCCCCGTCTTTTACAATATACTCTTTACCTTCTAAACGTACTTTTCCTGCTTCTTTCGCCGCTGTCATCGAACCATATTCCATTAAATCAGTATATGAAACTGTTTCAGCGCGAATAAATCCACGTTCGAAATCTGTATGAATCACTCCTGCGCATTGTGGTGCTTTCATCCCTTTTTTAAATGTCCATGCGCGAACTTCTTGTACACCAGCTGTAAAGTAAGTTGCTAGTCCTAACAAATCATACGCGGCACGAATTAATTGATCTAAACCAGACTCTTCAATGCCTAATTCTTCAAGGAATACCTTTTTCTCTTCTTCATCTAATTCAGCAATTTCTGATTCAATTTTTGCACAAACAACAATAACTTGTGAATTTTCTTTTGCT
The window above is part of the Bacillus cytotoxicus NVH 391-98 genome. Proteins encoded here:
- the rpsF gene encoding 30S ribosomal protein S6, producing MKKYEIMYIIRPNMEEEAQKALVERFANVLTNNGAEIINTKEWGKRRLAYEINDLRDGFYMILNVNSNPEAVKEFDRLAKINEDIIRHIVVKEEE